One genomic segment of Francisella persica ATCC VR-331 includes these proteins:
- the hflK gene encoding FtsH protease activity modulator HflK has protein sequence MIKKLKQKWFWNKNSEHGPPDLEEMIKRFFGKKNKINNDDNESIYSKNANKNKTTFNKPPVAKIATIILALLIVAWVGFGFYVIQPAEQAVVLRLGKFSKLVEPGLHWHPLGIDNVYKENVQELKTISIKRDMLTSEENIVHISFTVQYRIADLEKYLFANTNPTQLLQQALESAVRQVVGENKLEQILTTNRAVITQQVRKEMEELLKNYNSGIYISEVIMQPAQAPDAVKGAFDDVIKAREDREREQNEAEAYANRVVPVAQGKAQRILDQANAYKQKIVLEAQGEVAQFEQLLPIYKQSQDIMMNQMYFNTISNVLQHNKIFLIDGDGDKNIFYVLNDTQKQALLSNTQGGN, from the coding sequence ATGATTAAAAAGCTAAAACAAAAATGGTTTTGGAATAAAAATTCTGAGCATGGACCACCAGATTTAGAAGAAATGATTAAAAGATTCTTTGGCAAGAAGAACAAAATTAATAATGATGATAATGAGAGTATTTACTCAAAAAATGCTAATAAGAACAAAACAACATTTAACAAACCACCAGTTGCTAAAATAGCTACAATAATATTGGCTTTACTTATAGTTGCATGGGTTGGTTTCGGTTTTTATGTTATACAGCCAGCTGAGCAAGCTGTGGTACTTAGATTAGGTAAGTTTTCTAAATTAGTAGAGCCTGGTCTACATTGGCATCCTTTGGGTATTGATAATGTTTATAAAGAAAATGTTCAAGAGTTGAAAACTATTTCTATAAAGCGTGACATGTTGACATCTGAGGAGAATATTGTACATATTTCTTTTACAGTTCAATATCGTATTGCTGATTTGGAAAAATACTTATTTGCTAATACAAATCCTACCCAGTTATTACAACAAGCTTTAGAAAGTGCAGTTAGACAGGTGGTCGGTGAGAATAAATTAGAGCAAATATTAACTACTAATCGTGCTGTAATCACTCAACAGGTTAGAAAAGAAATGGAAGAATTACTAAAAAACTATAATTCAGGTATTTATATAAGTGAAGTAATAATGCAGCCAGCTCAAGCACCAGATGCGGTTAAAGGTGCATTTGATGATGTAATTAAAGCGCGTGAAGATCGTGAGAGAGAACAAAACGAAGCTGAAGCATACGCAAATAGAGTAGTGCCAGTAGCACAAGGTAAGGCTCAAAGGATATTAGATCAAGCTAATGCATATAAGCAAAAGATTGTTCTAGAAGCTCAAGGTGAAGTTGCTCAATTTGAACAATTATTACCTATTTATAAACAGTCTCAGGATATTATGATGAATCAAATGTATTTTAACACTATCTCAAATGTGCTACAGCATAATAAGATATTTTTGATAGATGGTGATGGTGATAAGAATATTTTTTATGTTCTAAATGATACACAAAAACAAGCACTATTATCAAATACACAAGGAGGAAATTAA